The genomic region CGAGCTCACCGGCCAGGTTACGGGGCTCGGGGTGGTACGCGTGCTCGAAGCCGTCCGGCTCGTGGATCCCGCGATCCGTTTCTACCAGGCGTCGTCCAGCGAGATGTTCGGCCAGGTGCGGGAGACCCCGCAGAACGAGGAGACGCCGTTCTACCCCCGCAGCCCTTACGGCTTCGCCAAGGTGTACGGCCACTGGGCCACGGTGAACTACCGCGAAAGCTACGGTCTCTACGCAGCCAGCGGGATCCTCTTCAACCACGAGAGCCCTCGGCGCGGCCGAGAGTTCGTCACCCGCAAGATCACCGACGCCGTTGCCCGCATCAAAATGGGGCTGGCGTCCGAGCTCGCGCTCGGAAACCTGGACACGTGCAGGGACTGGGGGTTCGCCGGCGACTACGTGGAGGCCATCTGGGCGATGCTCCAGCGGGACGAGCCCCGCGACTACGTGATCGGCACCGGAACGGCCCACAGCGTGCGCGACTTTCTCGAGGCGGCGTTCGGCGCCGTGGACCTCGACTGGCGCGCCTACGTCGTCCAGGACCCCGCGTTCATGCGCCCCGCCGAAGTCGAGCACCTCGTCGCCGACCCCACCCGCGCACGCGCCGAGCTCGGCTGGACGCCCAAGGTGGACTTCCAAGGCCTCGTTCGCATGATGGTCGACGCGGATCTCGACCGGCTCCGCCGGGGCGCCCCCCTCGCTGACGGCTGATGCGACT from Gemmatimonadota bacterium harbors:
- a CDS encoding GDP-mannose 4,6-dehydratase gives rise to the protein ELTGQVTGLGVVRVLEAVRLVDPAIRFYQASSSEMFGQVRETPQNEETPFYPRSPYGFAKVYGHWATVNYRESYGLYAASGILFNHESPRRGREFVTRKITDAVARIKMGLASELALGNLDTCRDWGFAGDYVEAIWAMLQRDEPRDYVIGTGTAHSVRDFLEAAFGAVDLDWRAYVVQDPAFMRPAEVEHLVADPTRARAELGWTPKVDFQGLVRMMVDADLDRLRRGAPLADG